A genomic window from Exiguobacterium acetylicum DSM 20416 includes:
- a CDS encoding 5'-nucleotidase C-terminal domain-containing protein, with product MYKSKPLYAAAVAVALTTSAIVPVAQTTVSAATHVKVKTVKLKSLVFTKGAPVKLPATYKGEKITWKSYDRHAFNRYQTVKGTYGKKKNPIEIKIYIQNYAVKFVEKVADQTIYVDQKPELPKTLAVLYATGRIYDKPVRWSKVDTSEAGVKYAVASYTRLGKTITLKAKITVLDVNTDDFSIGLMHTNDTHANLDKAPKRATVIKDLRSAYRAAGKPSLLLDAGDVFSGSLYFNKFLGQADLELMNYMKYDMMTFGNHEFDLGDTDNNIALKNFVTAAKFPFITANVDFSKNELFNGLQKKTITAGPERGKIYQGIIKEYKGQKIGFFGLTTEETADIASPGTVAFANYITSAKAAVKKLEDRGVNKIVALTHIGFDDNEAIDNDQLLARNVDGIDVIVGGHSHTKLEKPVVVDETVVPGKTEPTIIAQAYQYGDFLGNLDLTFDYKGKLTEYNGSLIDVSKAVEDVRAAEILKPYADQIAELKNEEVGANIVNALPNPRGEVSVRNSETALGNLITDGMLKKAKEYNTDTVIAMQNGGGIRAAIDAGPLTVGEVLTTLPFGNTLATAKMTGEEIKNLLEISVGIAPKENGGFLHVSGMKFEYDSTKAAGERVTKMEVNNNGTFEVIDPAKTYVIATNAFTAKGGDGLTPFETAYKAGRVTDLGLSDWENLRDFTKSLGQVDYKIEGRIVDTSKLPN from the coding sequence ATGTACAAATCAAAACCGCTTTACGCGGCAGCTGTTGCTGTCGCCCTGACGACATCGGCAATCGTGCCAGTTGCTCAAACGACAGTTTCGGCTGCAACACATGTCAAAGTCAAAACGGTCAAACTCAAGTCACTCGTCTTCACGAAAGGTGCTCCGGTCAAACTCCCTGCTACATATAAAGGTGAGAAGATCACGTGGAAATCTTACGATCGCCATGCGTTCAACCGTTATCAAACGGTCAAAGGCACATACGGTAAGAAAAAGAATCCAATTGAAATCAAGATCTACATTCAGAACTACGCCGTGAAGTTCGTCGAGAAGGTTGCGGATCAGACGATCTACGTCGATCAAAAACCAGAATTGCCGAAAACATTAGCTGTTCTCTATGCGACAGGTCGCATCTATGACAAGCCAGTCCGCTGGTCGAAAGTTGATACGAGCGAAGCGGGTGTGAAATATGCGGTCGCAAGTTATACACGTCTTGGTAAGACGATTACATTAAAAGCAAAAATCACGGTGCTTGACGTCAACACGGATGATTTCTCAATCGGTTTGATGCATACGAACGACACGCATGCGAACCTCGATAAAGCACCGAAACGTGCAACTGTCATTAAAGACCTTCGCTCTGCTTACCGCGCAGCAGGTAAACCATCGCTTCTTTTAGATGCAGGTGACGTCTTCTCCGGATCACTCTACTTCAACAAGTTCCTTGGTCAAGCTGATCTTGAACTGATGAACTACATGAAGTACGACATGATGACATTCGGTAACCACGAGTTCGATCTCGGGGATACAGACAACAACATCGCTTTGAAGAACTTCGTCACTGCTGCGAAATTCCCGTTCATCACGGCGAACGTCGATTTCAGTAAAAACGAACTCTTCAACGGTCTACAAAAGAAAACAATCACAGCCGGACCAGAGCGTGGCAAAATCTATCAAGGGATCATCAAGGAATACAAAGGACAAAAAATCGGCTTCTTCGGTTTGACGACTGAAGAAACTGCTGATATCGCAAGCCCAGGTACGGTGGCGTTCGCGAACTACATCACGAGTGCGAAAGCGGCCGTGAAGAAACTCGAAGATCGTGGCGTCAATAAAATCGTCGCCTTGACACATATCGGATTCGATGACAACGAAGCAATCGATAACGATCAACTGCTCGCACGTAACGTCGACGGGATCGACGTCATCGTCGGTGGTCACTCGCATACGAAACTTGAAAAACCAGTCGTTGTCGACGAAACGGTCGTACCAGGCAAAACAGAACCAACGATCATCGCTCAAGCATACCAATACGGTGATTTCCTCGGAAATCTTGATTTGACGTTCGACTACAAAGGGAAGTTGACGGAGTACAACGGATCACTGATCGACGTTTCAAAAGCAGTTGAAGACGTTCGTGCAGCTGAAATCCTCAAACCATATGCAGATCAAATCGCTGAATTGAAAAACGAAGAAGTCGGTGCGAATATCGTTAATGCTCTTCCAAACCCACGTGGTGAAGTCAGTGTCCGTAACAGCGAAACAGCTCTCGGAAACTTGATCACGGACGGCATGCTCAAAAAAGCAAAAGAATACAATACAGATACAGTCATCGCGATGCAAAACGGTGGTGGGATCCGTGCTGCTATCGATGCCGGACCACTCACAGTCGGTGAAGTCTTAACGACGCTTCCATTCGGTAACACGCTTGCGACAGCTAAAATGACAGGAGAAGAAATCAAAAACCTTCTTGAAATCAGTGTCGGGATTGCACCAAAAGAAAATGGTGGTTTCCTCCATGTCTCTGGTATGAAATTCGAATACGATAGCACAAAAGCGGCCGGTGAACGCGTCACGAAGATGGAAGTGAACAATAACGGCACATTCGAAGTCATCGATCCAGCGAAGACATATGTCATCGCAACGAATGCCTTCACAGCTAAAGGTGGCGATGGTCTCACACCATTCGAGACGGCTTACAAAGCTGGTCGCGTCACGGACCTCGGTCTCTCTGACTGGGAAAACCTACGTGATTTCACGAAATCACTCGGTCAAGTCGACTACAAGATTGAAGGTCGCATCGTCGATACATCAAAACTTCCAAACTAA
- a CDS encoding ankyrin repeat domain-containing protein has protein sequence MEQETKERIDPAHRIRRAVTRKETVYFSLLLSIAILTVGGIIGLVFETGQPGIYVMVGLVILLLILWLRQWQRVSRIRSEGVRLSAEQFPELFEQIRIHTEQLQLWRMPEIYFQDDVKRPHVIGLFQKYLIVLPTSYLELTEIRRFRLLLELARIKRNHQEKQILLWIGSWIPFLRPAYMRACARTRHQMVLPLVSPLYARQAMFEDVLGPTLLATTDTAIYVEEKRQQRTFSILLYEALRTELSLLERLHLTGEPIERPRPLFRYGQGFVVAGSILMAIFLVSTTAGMLLDEGAIEAKKETSDENVTTKTNGQDLNETELMAAIQKGKLEDIHRLIPESDMKAVDADGDTALHYLGYRKSSTGLESVFKELLAAGSDVDAVNEFGERPFITAVFSNNDELVDLYLKRGEMVNQQDADKFTPLHHAVEGEGKETVKLLLEHGADPSIKNADGFTPLMLAQEYELDEIIELLKQNSAQTL, from the coding sequence ATGGAGCAGGAGACGAAAGAACGGATTGATCCCGCGCACCGGATCAGAAGAGCGGTGACCCGCAAAGAGACCGTCTACTTTAGTTTGTTGTTAAGCATCGCCATTTTGACAGTGGGTGGCATCATTGGGTTAGTGTTTGAAACAGGGCAGCCCGGTATTTATGTGATGGTGGGTCTTGTGATCCTATTGTTAATACTCTGGCTACGGCAATGGCAACGGGTCTCCCGGATTCGAAGTGAAGGAGTTCGCTTGAGTGCCGAGCAGTTTCCAGAGTTGTTCGAGCAAATCCGTATACATACAGAACAGTTGCAACTATGGCGGATGCCAGAAATCTATTTCCAAGATGACGTAAAACGACCGCACGTCATTGGCCTATTCCAAAAGTATTTGATTGTCCTACCGACGTCGTATCTAGAATTGACAGAGATTCGTCGTTTCCGATTGTTACTTGAACTGGCACGAATCAAACGGAACCATCAGGAAAAGCAAATCTTACTATGGATTGGCAGTTGGATTCCGTTTTTACGTCCGGCTTACATGAGGGCATGTGCTCGGACCCGTCACCAGATGGTCCTACCACTTGTTTCGCCCTTATACGCGCGACAAGCCATGTTTGAGGATGTGCTCGGACCAACACTTCTAGCAACGACAGATACAGCTATCTACGTCGAGGAGAAACGGCAACAACGGACGTTTTCTATATTATTGTATGAAGCGTTACGAACCGAACTTTCTTTACTCGAAAGGTTGCACTTAACGGGTGAGCCAATCGAACGTCCGCGCCCACTCTTTCGATATGGTCAAGGCTTCGTCGTCGCAGGTAGCATTCTAATGGCAATATTCCTCGTTAGCACGACGGCAGGTATGCTGTTAGACGAAGGGGCGATTGAGGCAAAAAAAGAAACGAGTGACGAGAACGTCACGACGAAGACGAATGGTCAGGATCTCAACGAGACGGAGTTGATGGCAGCGATTCAAAAAGGGAAGCTCGAAGACATACATCGACTGATTCCGGAAAGTGATATGAAGGCAGTCGATGCCGATGGCGATACGGCGTTGCATTATCTCGGGTACCGGAAATCGAGCACAGGACTCGAATCGGTCTTTAAGGAATTGCTTGCAGCAGGCAGTGATGTCGATGCTGTCAATGAGTTCGGCGAACGACCGTTCATTACGGCAGTCTTTAGTAACAACGATGAACTCGTCGACCTATACTTGAAGCGAGGCGAAATGGTCAATCAACAAGATGCCGACAAGTTCACGCCTCTTCATCATGCTGTTGAAGGGGAAGGGAAAGAGACCGTCAAGCTCTTACTCGAGCACGGCGCTGATCCGTCGATCAAAAACGCGGATGGCTTTACGCCACTTATGTTGGCACAAGAGTATGAACTCGATGAAATCATTGAGCTGTTGAAGCAAAACTCAGCGCAGACACTATAA